Proteins from a single region of Phycisphaeraceae bacterium D3-23:
- a CDS encoding DUF3592 domain-containing protein, with amino-acid sequence MALSRTKSRRDTKQQALSDRATGKRSGGCALVLFGLVFFLAGLGTLVWMAVIPLSKVAAARSWQPVPCAVVSSQVTTHSDSDGTTYGIELVYEYEFGGQTYTSDRRSFGIHGSSSGYKGKKKFVDAHPPGHAMTCYVDPSDPGEATLERGVGLSFLWALFPLPFLLAGFFIMRAGVKSMRGGGKGADWRPDALREGEHGVLPVAGEHEAGPVVLRPRGQRLGGAVGLLVFGLIWNGVVAFPVTQVVGGWRSGDPDLCLSLFMLPFVAVGIGVMLMWVRQVMLVFAPVIEVELSRSALAVGETAELRWRVQGRLWRLTAMTIVLVGEEKATYRRGTDTVTDTHAFFEQTVAGADGSGQTFQTLPAVPERGSTTVTIPADTMHSFDAPNNKIVWSIKVSGEVHRWPDPKDTYELTILPRPTDTEA; translated from the coding sequence ATGGCGTTATCGCGGACGAAATCGCGTCGGGACACGAAGCAGCAGGCGCTGAGCGACCGCGCGACCGGCAAACGCTCGGGCGGGTGCGCCTTGGTGTTGTTCGGCCTGGTGTTCTTCCTCGCGGGGCTCGGCACGCTGGTCTGGATGGCGGTGATCCCGCTGTCCAAGGTCGCTGCGGCACGGAGCTGGCAGCCCGTGCCCTGCGCCGTCGTGTCGTCGCAGGTCACGACGCACAGCGACTCGGACGGCACGACCTACGGCATCGAACTGGTCTACGAATACGAGTTCGGCGGCCAGACGTATACCTCCGACCGGCGGTCGTTTGGCATCCACGGCTCGTCGTCGGGCTACAAGGGTAAGAAGAAGTTTGTCGATGCCCACCCGCCGGGCCACGCGATGACGTGCTATGTCGACCCGTCGGACCCGGGCGAGGCGACGCTCGAGCGCGGGGTCGGGCTGTCGTTTCTGTGGGCGCTGTTCCCGCTGCCGTTTTTGCTGGCGGGGTTCTTCATCATGCGGGCGGGGGTGAAGTCCATGCGCGGGGGCGGGAAAGGCGCGGACTGGCGTCCCGACGCGCTGCGTGAGGGGGAGCACGGCGTCTTGCCGGTGGCGGGCGAGCACGAGGCCGGGCCCGTCGTGCTTCGGCCGCGCGGCCAGCGGCTGGGCGGGGCGGTCGGGCTACTGGTGTTCGGGCTGATCTGGAACGGCGTCGTCGCGTTCCCGGTCACGCAGGTCGTCGGCGGCTGGCGGTCGGGCGACCCGGACCTCTGCCTGTCGCTGTTCATGCTCCCGTTCGTCGCGGTGGGCATCGGTGTGATGCTGATGTGGGTTAGGCAGGTGATGCTGGTCTTTGCGCCGGTGATCGAGGTGGAGCTCAGCCGATCGGCGCTGGCGGTGGGCGAGACGGCCGAGCTCAGGTGGCGGGTGCAGGGCCGGCTGTGGCGTCTGACGGCGATGACGATTGTGCTGGTCGGCGAAGAGAAGGCGACCTACCGGCGGGGGACAGATACGGTGACGGATACGCACGCTTTTTTTGAGCAGACGGTGGCCGGGGCCGACGGCAGCGGGCAGACTTTCCAGACGCTCCCGGCCGTGCCCGAGCGGGGGAGCACGACGGTCACGATCCCCGCGGACACGATGCACAGCTTCGACGCGCCCAACAACAAAATCGTCTGGTCGATCAAGGTCAGCGGCGAAGTCCACCGCTGGCCCGACCCGAAAGACACCTACGAACTCACCATCCTTCCCCGGCCGACCGATACAGAGGCGTAA